In Synechococcus sp. PCC 6312, one genomic interval encodes:
- a CDS encoding DoxX family protein — MNISQQIGRWSVALLQTRFTPSYGSQAGWTILRIVAGLVMIHNGLDKLADIDSFSAAYVEVIGLPFPIFFSYVAAFTELLAAPLLALGFLARPAALGLFSTMLVAMYHHVLVAGFSIPYLELSMLYAAVFLFFLLNGAGLFSVDAFLAGKFSSFMAGQSQDVPQSEPVALVEQSRTM; from the coding sequence ATGAATATTTCGCAACAAATTGGCCGTTGGTCAGTCGCACTCCTGCAAACCCGGTTTACCCCCAGCTACGGTTCCCAGGCCGGTTGGACTATTTTACGGATCGTGGCGGGCCTGGTGATGATTCACAATGGCCTGGATAAGCTGGCCGATATTGACAGTTTTTCAGCCGCCTATGTCGAGGTGATTGGTTTACCCTTTCCAATTTTCTTTAGCTATGTTGCCGCCTTTACAGAACTGCTTGCTGCTCCATTATTAGCCCTGGGATTTTTAGCCCGACCAGCGGCCCTGGGATTATTCAGCACAATGCTGGTGGCCATGTATCACCATGTCCTAGTGGCTGGCTTCAGTATTCCCTACCTGGAACTTTCCATGCTCTACGCGGCTGTGTTCCTTTTCTTCCTGCTCAATGGGGCCGGTTTGTTTTCTGTTGACGCGTTTTTGGCTGGGAAGTTCAGTAGCTTTATGGCCGGACAATCCCAGGATGTGCCTCAATCCGAACCTGTGGCCTTAGTCGAACAAAGCCGGACGATGTAA
- the ppsA gene encoding phosphoenolpyruvate synthase, with product MFATPAQAQKFLSDPSQALVLPLNRLCLSDLPLVGGKNASLGEMLQQLTPQGINVPDGFATTAYAYRTFILEGGLEPKLRALLSALDVENVPQLRQIGQELRSLILETPFPTSLHTAITQAYGEMCQRYGPDTDVAVRSSATAEDLPDASFAGQQETYLNVHGLTGVLKACHSCFASIFTDRAISYRQIKGFDHLDVALSVGVQKMVRSDLASSGVMFSIDTETGFKDAALITAAYGLGENVVQGAVNPDEYLVFKPTLKTGYRPILEKRLGSKEIKMVYDLGGSKLTKNVSVCPEDRARFALSDDEILQLGHWACAIEDHYSQLRGSYTPMDIEWAKDGNTGELFIVQARPETVQSQKATNVLRSYKLQETGEVLVHGRAVGEMIGQGQARVIMDVRQINEFQAGEVLVTNRTDPDWEPIMKKASAIVTNQGGRTCFTGDTKILTNQGFMSLSQVYDRGSDGLLTLSFNPQTQGIEWKPIIDTMKRPNQVIGVSVSQTGKMTHNTLRLTPDHKMINLRNGEFVKTEIQEMLANQEMVVVAQTIPQLAEHSEQAADLAYFLGGIITDGSIYTTRTHGEVQFIQKDVPEKAAFITTMQAKAEKLFGKSFTPYEKKASTGMIRGETVTGQATAYRLYSKSIAYQVKELEENIVPMLLQSSPEVAYQFLAGVIDGDGCYANNRINIYASEENLLQAIIVACMKINTVPQVTQNRQIYNVQIVEKLPEILSYTQRVKGEVTARTIQTRFFAARQLFDETAMGQVKLRRDQNYLISEQLLEQMDEFESLRQGDIRMQRVVQVENLQPAEVFNITVADHHNYVVFTEKYTPVLVCNCHAAIIAREMGIPAIVGCGDATTKLQTGQAVTISCAEGEMGKVYAGLLNFLIDEVALKNLPRTRTQILMNVGNPEEAFGLAAIPNDGVGLARLEFIIANHIQAHPLALLHFEQLEDYQVKAEIAALTAQYPHKPDFFVDKLAHGIGTIAAAFYPKPVVVRMSDFKSNEYANLLGGRQFEPQEENPMIGWRGASRYYDPLYAAGFALECQAMKRVRDEMGLTNVILMIPFCRTPAEGQRVLEEMAKHGLNRGENGLEVYVMCELPSNVVLADQFSQVFDGFSIGSNDLTQLTLGLDRDSGLVAHLFDERNDAVLRMVAQAIQTAKKHQRKIGICGQAPSDYPEFAQFLVEQGIDSISLNPDSVLKTLLSIAETEAQLDNRNF from the coding sequence ATGTTTGCTACTCCTGCCCAAGCACAAAAGTTTCTCAGTGATCCATCCCAGGCCTTGGTCTTGCCCCTTAACCGTCTTTGTTTATCAGACTTGCCTTTAGTGGGTGGAAAAAATGCCTCCTTAGGGGAAATGCTCCAACAACTCACCCCACAGGGGATTAATGTTCCCGATGGCTTTGCAACTACTGCTTATGCTTATCGTACTTTTATTCTGGAGGGAGGCCTGGAGCCGAAACTGCGCGCCCTTTTGTCCGCTTTAGATGTAGAAAATGTCCCCCAACTGCGACAAATTGGCCAAGAACTCCGATCCTTAATTCTCGAAACACCTTTCCCAACATCTCTGCACACCGCGATTACCCAGGCCTATGGCGAAATGTGTCAACGCTATGGGCCAGATACAGATGTTGCTGTGCGATCGAGTGCCACCGCCGAAGATTTACCCGATGCCAGCTTTGCCGGACAACAGGAAACCTACTTAAATGTCCATGGTCTCACCGGAGTTCTCAAGGCCTGTCACAGTTGCTTTGCTTCCATTTTTACGGATCGAGCCATTTCCTATCGGCAAATTAAAGGCTTTGATCACCTTGATGTGGCCTTGTCTGTGGGTGTGCAAAAAATGGTGCGCTCCGATTTAGCTTCCTCAGGGGTAATGTTTTCCATTGACACGGAAACGGGCTTTAAGGATGCAGCCTTGATTACGGCAGCCTATGGCCTGGGTGAAAATGTCGTCCAAGGGGCCGTCAACCCCGATGAATATTTGGTCTTCAAACCCACCCTCAAAACAGGCTATCGACCGATCTTGGAAAAACGCCTCGGCAGTAAAGAAATCAAAATGGTCTATGACCTGGGTGGCTCCAAGTTAACCAAAAATGTCTCAGTTTGCCCTGAAGACCGGGCCCGATTTGCTCTGAGTGATGATGAAATTCTCCAACTCGGTCACTGGGCCTGTGCGATTGAGGATCACTATTCCCAACTCCGGGGCAGCTATACTCCCATGGACATTGAATGGGCGAAGGATGGCAATACAGGCGAACTTTTTATTGTCCAGGCCCGGCCCGAAACCGTCCAATCCCAAAAAGCCACCAATGTCTTGCGCTCCTACAAACTCCAAGAAACCGGAGAAGTCTTAGTCCACGGGCGGGCTGTGGGGGAAATGATTGGCCAAGGTCAAGCGCGGGTGATTATGGATGTCCGCCAGATCAATGAGTTCCAGGCCGGGGAAGTGTTAGTCACCAACCGCACGGATCCAGACTGGGAACCAATCATGAAAAAAGCCAGCGCGATTGTTACTAATCAGGGGGGCCGGACATGCTTTACAGGCGACACCAAGATTTTAACCAATCAAGGGTTTATGAGCCTCAGCCAAGTCTATGACCGGGGCAGTGATGGACTCTTAACACTCTCCTTTAATCCGCAAACCCAAGGGATCGAGTGGAAGCCGATTATTGACACCATGAAGCGGCCAAACCAGGTGATCGGGGTGAGTGTCTCGCAAACTGGCAAAATGACCCACAATACCTTGCGGTTGACTCCAGATCACAAAATGATCAACCTACGCAATGGTGAATTCGTTAAGACCGAAATCCAAGAAATGCTGGCCAATCAAGAAATGGTGGTGGTGGCCCAGACGATTCCCCAGTTAGCCGAACACTCTGAGCAAGCGGCGGATTTAGCCTACTTCCTAGGCGGCATTATTACGGATGGTTCAATCTATACCACTCGGACTCACGGGGAAGTTCAATTCATCCAGAAAGATGTTCCCGAAAAAGCTGCGTTTATTACCACGATGCAAGCTAAAGCCGAGAAACTCTTTGGGAAGTCTTTCACGCCCTATGAGAAAAAAGCATCCACCGGCATGATTCGGGGCGAAACAGTCACGGGCCAGGCCACGGCTTATCGTCTGTATTCCAAATCCATTGCCTATCAGGTAAAAGAACTGGAAGAAAATATTGTTCCGATGCTGCTCCAGAGTTCTCCAGAGGTGGCCTATCAGTTTTTGGCCGGTGTGATTGACGGTGACGGCTGTTATGCCAATAATCGGATCAATATCTATGCCTCTGAGGAAAATCTTCTCCAAGCGATCATAGTTGCCTGCATGAAGATTAATACTGTTCCTCAAGTCACCCAGAATCGCCAAATTTATAATGTCCAGATTGTTGAAAAGCTGCCGGAAATTCTCAGCTATACCCAACGGGTCAAAGGAGAAGTAACTGCCCGCACGATTCAAACTCGCTTTTTTGCAGCTCGTCAACTGTTTGATGAAACAGCTATGGGCCAAGTTAAATTGCGCCGGGATCAGAACTATTTAATTTCCGAGCAACTCCTAGAACAGATGGACGAATTTGAGTCTCTGCGGCAAGGTGATATTCGGATGCAACGGGTTGTGCAAGTGGAGAATTTACAACCGGCCGAAGTGTTTAACATTACAGTCGCAGATCATCACAATTACGTTGTCTTTACCGAGAAATACACTCCGGTACTGGTTTGTAACTGCCATGCTGCGATCATTGCTCGGGAAATGGGAATTCCGGCCATTGTCGGCTGTGGGGATGCAACGACTAAATTACAAACCGGACAAGCGGTGACGATCTCCTGTGCGGAAGGGGAAATGGGCAAAGTCTATGCAGGACTCCTCAACTTCTTAATTGATGAGGTGGCCCTAAAAAATCTGCCCCGAACCCGGACTCAAATTTTGATGAATGTCGGTAATCCGGAAGAAGCCTTTGGTTTGGCTGCCATTCCCAATGATGGCGTGGGTTTAGCCCGGTTAGAGTTTATTATTGCCAATCACATCCAGGCCCATCCCTTAGCCCTATTGCATTTTGAACAGTTGGAAGACTACCAGGTAAAAGCCGAAATTGCCGCATTGACGGCCCAGTATCCCCATAAACCGGACTTCTTTGTGGATAAGCTAGCTCACGGCATTGGCACGATTGCGGCGGCCTTTTACCCCAAACCTGTGGTGGTGCGGATGTCCGACTTCAAGAGCAACGAATATGCCAACTTGCTTGGTGGGCGACAGTTTGAACCGCAAGAGGAAAACCCGATGATTGGCTGGCGGGGTGCGTCTCGCTATTATGACCCTCTATACGCGGCGGGTTTTGCCCTCGAATGCCAGGCCATGAAACGGGTACGGGACGAAATGGGTCTAACCAACGTCATCCTGATGATTCCCTTCTGTCGGACACCCGCCGAGGGGCAACGGGTTTTAGAGGAGATGGCAAAACATGGCTTAAACCGGGGTGAAAATGGCCTGGAAGTCTATGTCATGTGCGAGTTACCCAGTAATGTTGTCTTGGCAGATCAGTTCTCGCAAGTCTTTGATGGCTTCTCCATTGGCTCTAACGATTTGACTCAGCTAACGCTGGGCCTGGATCGGGATTCTGGGTTAGTTGCTCACCTCTTTGATGAGCGCAATGATGCCGTGCTGCGGATGGTGGCCCAGGCCATTCAAACCGCTAAGAAACATCAGCGCAAAATTGGTATCTGTGGCCAGGCCCCAAGTGACTATCCTGAGTTTGCTCAATTCTTAGTCGAACAAGGGATTGACTCGATTAGCTTGAACCCGGATTCTGTCCTGAAAACTCTGCTCAGTATTGCGGAAACAGAAGCGCAGCTTGACAATCGTAATTTCTAA
- a CDS encoding histidine phosphatase family protein, which yields MATKVIIVRHGESTFNVQGRVQGHGDASTLTERGIAGAKQVGQALIGIEFDHFYSSPLRRAYETALEISDQLEISDQLDVKAPEKTDLLKEIFLPAWETLKFEEVKEKYPEAYQHWHSSPQDLQMEYETAEGTKTVYPLRDLFVKAQAFWQFILEKHPEQTILLVGHSGINRALICTALGMGLEGYIRLQQANCAINVLNFPGARGEAAQLESFNITSHLGDPFPTPRFKEKTLRLLLVRHGETDWNRQGRFQGQIDVPLNATGQEQGQQVAQFLQDVPFQFAITSPLLRPKATAEAILQFHPQIELGLEPELAEISHGAWEGKLEPEVEAEYPGEIERWRTVPHQVQMPAGENLQQVWDRAIQAWDKIIETAKNNSDYSQPIVGLVVAHDAINKVILCHVAGLGPEEFWQFKQGNGAVSVIDYPLEGGTPRLQAMNITTHLGGVLDRTAAGAL from the coding sequence TTGGCAACAAAAGTAATCATTGTTCGGCACGGCGAAAGTACATTTAATGTCCAAGGCCGGGTACAAGGGCATGGAGACGCGTCCACGTTGACGGAGCGCGGGATTGCTGGAGCCAAGCAGGTGGGCCAGGCCTTGATCGGAATTGAATTTGACCACTTCTATAGCAGTCCCTTGCGCCGGGCCTATGAAACCGCCTTAGAAATTTCCGATCAATTAGAAATTTCCGATCAATTAGACGTGAAAGCCCCGGAAAAGACTGATTTACTCAAAGAGATTTTCTTGCCGGCCTGGGAAACGCTGAAGTTCGAGGAAGTCAAGGAAAAATACCCGGAAGCCTATCAGCATTGGCATAGCAGTCCCCAAGATTTGCAGATGGAGTACGAAACCGCCGAGGGTACTAAAACGGTTTATCCATTGCGGGATTTATTTGTCAAGGCCCAGGCCTTTTGGCAATTTATCTTAGAGAAACACCCAGAGCAAACGATTTTATTAGTGGGTCACAGTGGCATTAACCGCGCTTTAATTTGTACTGCCTTGGGCATGGGCTTAGAAGGCTATATCCGCCTGCAACAGGCCAACTGTGCGATTAATGTCTTGAATTTCCCTGGGGCCAGGGGTGAAGCCGCCCAACTGGAAAGTTTTAATATCACCAGTCATCTCGGCGATCCGTTTCCGACCCCGCGCTTTAAAGAGAAAACCTTACGCCTCTTGCTGGTGCGGCATGGAGAAACCGATTGGAATCGTCAGGGCCGGTTTCAAGGGCAAATTGATGTGCCGCTCAATGCGACGGGCCAAGAACAAGGTCAACAAGTGGCTCAATTTCTCCAAGATGTTCCATTCCAATTTGCGATTACCAGCCCGCTCTTGCGTCCCAAAGCCACGGCCGAAGCAATTTTACAGTTTCATCCCCAGATTGAATTGGGCTTAGAACCAGAACTGGCCGAAATTAGCCACGGGGCCTGGGAAGGAAAGTTAGAGCCAGAAGTCGAAGCGGAATATCCCGGTGAAATTGAACGCTGGCGGACGGTTCCCCATCAAGTCCAAATGCCCGCGGGTGAAAATCTCCAACAAGTCTGGGATCGGGCGATCCAGGCCTGGGACAAGATTATCGAAACTGCTAAAAATAATTCGGATTACAGTCAGCCCATTGTCGGGTTAGTCGTGGCCCATGATGCGATTAATAAGGTGATTCTCTGTCATGTGGCCGGCCTGGGGCCGGAGGAGTTTTGGCAGTTCAAGCAGGGGAATGGGGCGGTGAGTGTGATTGACTATCCGCTTGAGGGGGGAACACCGCGGCTACAGGCGATGAATATTACGACCCACTTGGGAGGCGTATTGGATCGAACCGCGGCCGGAGCATTGTAG
- a CDS encoding transposase, with protein sequence MQQVKRKNTTSKLMLFPIDSTVITLTSKLFWSQGYHQVKLINGFNLTQNVTSECMINFGQENDAKSTEEILTMIPKNAAALMDRGFADWKFIDELSQLQHLFLVRIKKNMKTELDHDRYRMIRLCDINSGVEFPLVTNL encoded by the coding sequence ATGCAGCAAGTCAAACGGAAAAATACCACCTCTAAGCTGATGCTATTTCCCATTGATTCAACAGTCATTACCTTAACTAGTAAGCTCTTTTGGTCGCAAGGATATCATCAAGTGAAGCTGATTAATGGATTTAATCTGACTCAGAATGTTACAAGTGAATGCATGATTAACTTTGGTCAAGAAAATGATGCCAAATCTACCGAGGAAATTCTGACAATGATCCCGAAAAATGCAGCTGCTTTAATGGATAGAGGGTTTGCTGACTGGAAATTTATCGATGAATTGAGCCAATTACAACACCTATTTTTAGTGCGAATTAAAAAAAATATGAAGACAGAACTAGACCACGACCGCTATCGAATGATTCGACTTTGTGATATTAACAGTGGTGTAGAGTTTCCTTTGGTAACTAATCTTTAA